Proteins from a genomic interval of Flammeovirgaceae bacterium SG7u.111:
- a CDS encoding TonB-dependent receptor, whose product MTRYFLPFLFTFLIGGQLVAQENPQLDSATTLQEVIITYQADKLTPLTYQNIDSKELKTKSTGQEPSFLLIETPSITNYSDAGSSQGYSYFRLRGVDQTRINITLDGVPLNEPEDQGAYFSNYPDIFNSVSKIQIQRGVGTSKNGIASYAGSVQLFSPNLYDSTKTTFGLGYGSFNSFRAFGEYNSGIKNKKAIYVRASQVYSDGYKYNSSNNSQSLFLSSGLFLDKSTWKFNLLAGQQKNELAWLGVSDSLISIDRRTNVNENERDRFFQSLAQIQNNWMISDFSSLQSSIYYTYLKGNYDFNLNSFLGLPSTEELYNYAFQSNLIGFFSNYTFSKNRLNWTTGIHGNVYDRKHTGSEKALGNLYENTGYKNEVSIFTKADYTINNLSFFADIQYRYSSFDYKGSVSFDKMDWNFINPKVGVSLEAKPNTVLYYSVGSTGREPTRNDIFGGNDDLLADSLGNALTFIQDPEYVVDHELGLRYSSSKFHVNTNLYYMNFRNEIVLQGNFGPNGLALTNNVEQSYRTGVELTIDYKINNRISLINNSSFNYSRIKEQSEVFSPILTPPLIINQEVVYSINGFSISLLARYQDKSYIDFANSSAIDGYFLLNGKVQYDFKGYTFSVFANNITNTKYFNQGYVDFDGSKKYFTQAPTNFYASVTYSF is encoded by the coding sequence ATGACTAGATATTTTTTACCGTTCCTTTTTACATTTCTGATTGGTGGACAGCTTGTCGCACAAGAAAACCCACAACTTGACTCGGCAACCACACTGCAAGAAGTCATTATTACTTACCAAGCCGACAAGCTCACACCACTCACCTATCAAAATATTGATTCGAAAGAGTTAAAAACGAAATCGACAGGTCAAGAGCCGTCTTTTTTGTTAATAGAAACCCCATCCATTACTAATTATTCGGATGCAGGAAGCTCACAGGGGTATTCTTATTTCAGGCTGAGAGGCGTAGACCAAACAAGAATTAATATTACGCTGGACGGTGTTCCACTCAACGAGCCCGAAGACCAAGGCGCTTACTTTTCCAACTACCCCGATATTTTCAATTCGGTAAGCAAAATTCAGATCCAAAGAGGTGTGGGTACCTCAAAAAACGGAATAGCAAGCTATGCCGGAAGTGTACAATTATTTTCTCCTAATCTTTACGACTCGACCAAAACAACCTTTGGCCTTGGCTATGGATCGTTCAATAGTTTCAGAGCATTTGGGGAATACAACAGTGGCATAAAAAACAAAAAAGCAATTTATGTACGAGCCTCACAAGTATATTCCGATGGCTATAAATACAATTCTTCAAACAATTCCCAATCACTGTTTCTGAGCAGTGGCTTATTCTTGGACAAGTCTACATGGAAATTCAATTTATTGGCAGGACAACAAAAGAATGAGTTAGCTTGGTTGGGCGTTTCAGATTCCTTGATCTCCATAGATAGAAGAACAAATGTCAATGAAAATGAGCGAGACCGCTTTTTTCAATCCCTCGCCCAAATTCAAAACAATTGGATGATCAGTGATTTTTCATCTCTCCAATCAAGTATCTATTACACCTACCTGAAAGGAAACTATGATTTCAACTTAAATAGTTTCTTAGGGCTGCCATCCACGGAAGAGCTTTATAATTATGCCTTTCAATCTAACCTGATAGGCTTTTTCAGTAACTACACTTTTTCTAAAAACCGCTTGAACTGGACAACTGGCATCCATGGCAATGTGTATGATCGGAAGCATACCGGCAGTGAGAAAGCCTTGGGAAATTTGTATGAAAACACAGGCTACAAAAATGAAGTCAGCATCTTTACAAAAGCAGATTATACCATAAACAACCTTTCATTTTTTGCCGACATCCAATACCGCTACTCTTCTTTTGACTACAAAGGATCGGTTTCGTTCGATAAAATGGATTGGAACTTTATCAATCCAAAAGTGGGGGTAAGCTTGGAAGCAAAGCCTAATACAGTGCTCTACTACAGTGTTGGCAGCACGGGCAGGGAACCTACAAGAAATGATATATTTGGAGGCAATGATGATTTACTTGCCGACAGCCTAGGAAATGCCCTGACCTTCATACAAGACCCCGAATATGTAGTTGACCATGAGTTAGGCTTGAGATATTCTTCAAGCAAATTCCATGTAAATACCAACCTCTACTACATGAACTTCCGAAATGAAATTGTTCTGCAAGGCAATTTTGGTCCCAACGGCTTAGCTCTCACTAATAATGTAGAGCAAAGTTATCGGACAGGAGTGGAACTAACCATTGACTATAAGATTAACAATCGCATTTCGCTTATCAACAATTCTTCTTTCAACTATAGCCGAATAAAAGAGCAATCAGAAGTCTTTTCCCCTATACTGACCCCACCTCTTATCATAAACCAAGAAGTAGTTTATTCCATAAACGGCTTTTCAATTTCTCTCTTGGCAAGGTATCAGGATAAATCCTACATAGATTTTGCAAACTCATCCGCTATCGATGGATATTTTCTACTAAACGGCAAGGTTCAGTACGATTTCAAAGGCTATACGTTTTCTGTTTTCGCAAACAACATCACCAATACCAAATACTTCAACCAAGGGTATGTAGATTTTGATGGCAGCAAAAAATATTTCACCCAAGCACCTACTAATTTTTATGCATCTGTAACCTACAGTTTCTAA
- a CDS encoding TIGR03643 family protein → MDEQDIDRVIQMAWEDRTPFEAIEYQFNLPEQEVIKLMRRELKPKSFRMWRERVNSGASQKHRKKRNSEITRFKCSRQRIVSSNKIAKR, encoded by the coding sequence ATGGACGAACAGGATATAGACAGAGTAATTCAGATGGCTTGGGAAGATCGTACCCCTTTTGAAGCCATTGAGTATCAGTTCAACTTGCCAGAGCAAGAAGTGATCAAACTGATGCGCAGGGAGCTGAAACCCAAATCGTTTCGAATGTGGAGAGAACGTGTGAATAGCGGAGCAAGCCAGAAGCACCGCAAAAAGCGAAATAGTGAGATTACGAGGTTCAAATGCTCTAGGCAACGAATAGTTTCCTCCAATAAAATAGCAAAGAGATAA
- a CDS encoding caspase family protein — protein MKGYSIHVGVNRISETHYEKNYDPLTAPVWDAERMRFIADKEGFIPIATLLNEAATRENFFSKIELSSSRMTDEDTLMITFSGHGSSFRDSKNPRDYKIVQAICLYDWMLREDELLIVLDGLFNSKQKIIFISDSCHSGGFLETEDTLDIEPDKQPSLTQESIKPTPEDHLGQKAKSLPEKHFENIFSRKIYQDKWKDLGIDDIDNQPQNDLTINHLAACLQKEEALEREAEYSFFTEALYRVWNMSRHSYIDYESFTNDIKIHLQTLNPVQKQSPNFKQLGTPNTEFILSRPF, from the coding sequence ATGAAAGGATATTCTATTCATGTGGGGGTAAATCGCATAAGTGAAACACACTATGAAAAAAATTACGATCCATTGACAGCGCCAGTATGGGATGCAGAACGAATGAGGTTCATTGCAGATAAAGAAGGCTTTATTCCAATTGCTACCCTATTGAATGAAGCGGCTACAAGGGAGAACTTCTTTTCAAAAATTGAGTTGTCATCATCAAGAATGACAGATGAAGATACATTGATGATCACTTTTTCTGGGCATGGATCCTCTTTTCGAGACTCTAAAAATCCTCGTGACTATAAAATAGTTCAAGCAATTTGCTTATATGATTGGATGCTTCGGGAAGATGAATTGTTAATTGTATTGGATGGTCTTTTTAATAGTAAGCAAAAGATTATTTTTATTTCGGACAGTTGTCATTCAGGAGGTTTTCTAGAAACAGAAGACACTTTAGATATAGAGCCTGATAAACAGCCAAGTTTAACCCAAGAGTCTATAAAACCGACTCCAGAAGATCATTTAGGACAGAAAGCAAAATCACTCCCAGAAAAACATTTTGAAAATATCTTTTCGAGAAAGATATATCAAGATAAATGGAAGGATTTGGGCATAGATGACATAGATAATCAGCCTCAAAACGATTTAACTATAAATCACCTTGCAGCTTGCCTACAAAAAGAAGAAGCATTAGAAAGAGAAGCAGAATATAGTTTTTTCACAGAAGCTTTGTATCGGGTTTGGAATATGTCAAGACATTCTTATATCGACTATGAAAGCTTTACTAATGATATAAAGATCCATCTTCAAACATTAAACCCGGTACAAAAACAAAGCCCAAATTTCAAGCAATTGGGCACGCCAAACACTGAATTTATACTTAGTAGACCTTTTTAA
- a CDS encoding sensor histidine kinase, with the protein MANNFQYEEAISLCFDIIQQAEKVENDSAKGYAFIRLGTIYCDLAKEEIGKIYYFKAKNVARKINDLHLNALSNYGIAAAYQHLHHYDSAIFFYNEAIPYFESVDDSLTLSYFYSNLSLLYSKIDSIGQMEAYSKMALSIQIKYDDHKGIGVSLSNLGLAAMHNEEYYQAIEKYKNSLPKFRLIDNKKGYSESLRWIGVCYYKLGEYDSASYYFYRYEMEGHDLYHQDYQDQILELETKYKTSEIEKDIAVKQAEIEKNQKQIAILIVVIIAIIIIATIGFLLVRQKRLVMKANAEKAIQDLLQQQEIKTAYALLEGQDLERKRIASELHDNLGSILTSLNMFSDALRSKTEPEKIKEIASKISETSQIANQEVRAISHSLDAGLLNHFGLKTAIQHLMEAIQASKSIAIELELQIESLLENETALEVYRIIQELVNNTLKHANCSKIRVDISHVEKEMSIIFYDNGVGFDLSKVERGMGLSNIENRVLKLGGELSIESEVGKGSTFIIELPNI; encoded by the coding sequence ATGGCTAATAACTTCCAATACGAGGAAGCTATTAGCCTTTGCTTTGATATTATTCAGCAAGCTGAAAAAGTAGAAAATGATTCAGCTAAAGGTTATGCTTTTATCAGACTGGGTACAATTTATTGTGACCTTGCTAAAGAAGAAATTGGAAAAATCTATTATTTTAAAGCTAAAAACGTAGCTCGAAAAATTAATGATTTACATCTTAATGCATTATCTAACTACGGTATTGCCGCTGCTTATCAGCATCTACATCATTATGATTCAGCCATATTTTTTTATAATGAAGCCATTCCTTATTTTGAAAGTGTGGATGATAGTTTGACACTTAGTTATTTCTACAGCAATTTAAGCCTATTGTATTCCAAAATTGATAGTATTGGTCAGATGGAAGCGTATTCCAAAATGGCTCTTTCGATACAAATAAAATATGATGATCATAAAGGTATAGGAGTCTCCCTATCTAACCTTGGTTTAGCTGCAATGCATAATGAAGAATATTATCAGGCTATAGAAAAGTATAAGAATAGTCTACCAAAGTTTCGACTTATTGATAACAAAAAAGGGTATTCCGAATCTCTGCGTTGGATCGGGGTTTGTTACTACAAATTAGGGGAATATGATAGTGCCTCTTATTACTTCTATAGGTATGAAATGGAAGGTCATGATTTGTACCACCAAGATTACCAAGATCAGATCCTTGAGTTAGAGACTAAGTATAAAACTTCAGAAATAGAAAAAGATATTGCAGTTAAGCAAGCCGAAATAGAGAAAAACCAAAAGCAAATTGCAATACTTATAGTAGTTATAATCGCTATTATCATCATAGCTACTATAGGTTTTTTACTTGTTCGCCAAAAAAGGTTGGTGATGAAAGCCAATGCTGAAAAAGCTATTCAAGACCTACTTCAGCAGCAAGAGATCAAGACTGCTTATGCCCTCCTTGAGGGGCAGGATTTGGAACGAAAGCGCATAGCCTCCGAGTTACACGATAACCTTGGCAGTATCCTCACTTCGCTCAATATGTTTTCAGATGCTTTACGGTCGAAAACAGAACCTGAAAAAATAAAGGAAATTGCAAGTAAGATTAGCGAAACCTCACAAATTGCTAACCAAGAAGTGAGGGCTATATCCCATAGTCTCGATGCTGGTTTGCTTAACCACTTCGGGTTGAAAACAGCTATCCAGCATTTGATGGAAGCAATCCAAGCGTCAAAAAGCATTGCGATAGAGCTGGAACTGCAAATCGAAAGCTTGTTAGAAAATGAAACAGCTTTAGAGGTTTATCGAATAATCCAAGAGTTAGTGAATAATACGCTCAAACATGCTAATTGCTCAAAAATAAGGGTAGATATTAGTCATGTTGAGAAAGAAATGAGTATTATTTTTTACGATAATGGTGTAGGGTTTGACCTTTCTAAAGTAGAAAGAGGGATGGGGCTAAGTAATATTGAAAATAGGGTCTTAAAATTGGGAGGGGAGTTATCCATCGAGTCAGAGGTTGGAAAAGGAAGTACTTTTATCATTGAATTACCAAACATATGA